GCGCCTGCCTGGGTATTTTGAAGGACGGACAGGCGGAGAAGCTGGCCGCGGCCGGCGTTCACCGCTACAATCACAACCTGAACACAAGCAGAGCGAACTTCCCGTCGATCACGTCGACCCATACGTACGACGACCGGGTAGAAACGGTGGAAAAAGCGAAACGGTCCGGCATGTCCCCCTGTTCCGGCGTCATTATCGGCATGGGCGAGACGCACGAGGAAATCGCCGACATGGCCTTCGCGCTCCGGGAACTGGATGCGGATTCGATCCCGGTCAATTTTTTGAACGCCATTCCCGGCACTCCCTTGGAGAACGCCGGCCGTACGCCGGCCATGAAGGCATTGAAGGTGCTTGCGCTGTTCAGGTTCGTCTGCCCATCCAAGGAAATCCGCGTCGCGGGCGGCCGGGAGGTGAATCTGCGCTCGCTGCAGCCGCTGGCGCTTTATGCGGCGAATTCGCTGTTCGTCGGCGACTATTTGACGACCGAAGGTCAGAAAGCGGACGCCGACCATCGGATGATCGAAGATCTTGGGTTTGAAATCGAAATGTGCGCGCTGTAGAAAACATGAGGGGACGAAGCGCTTCGGAGGGGAAGATCGCTGACGCGGGCCCCGGCCCGGGCGGCGGTCAAACCTTTTTCAAGGGAGAAGCCTCAGAAAAATCGAATGGGATCTTGCGGCTTCATCAGGCACAATTCGTACCTTCAGCCGCCTGCCCCTGCAAACAGCCGAGCGAAACAAACAACCTCCGGCACTTGGAAAGCGGTCCGGAGGCTGCGGCTGGCAGGTCAGGCGTTTTTCTCTTTATTCAAGCGGCGTTTGAAGTAGATGAATACCGGCAGCGGAACGACGATCCAGCCCAAGGATTTGATCATCGTGTTGACCGCCTGGCGCTCCGTCCGCTCCCTCTGCTCCGACAGCATCAGGTCGTAATCCTTCCTGAGCTGTTCGTCCGACAGCTGCTGCCCGTCCGCCGGCTTCGGATTGCCTTTGCCGTCCAGCGCGATCCCGGTGCGCATCTGCTTGTATTCGTCGTACGTCTGGTAATACGAAGAAGGAGCGACGAGATCGGCAAGCCCCATAAACACGCCAACGCTTCCCCCAAGAACCATCATCAGCGTCACGAACAAAATCAGGTACTGATAAATTTTGTGAAACATAACATCCCCCTCTGCGTTTGTCTTGTTGTTTTTGGCGGCAATGACGGAGACCATAAAGAAAATCAGGCTGACTGCAACGACACCCACGATAAAAAGGATAAACGCAAACACGGAACCCCTCCTTTCGCTCTCTCTCCTTTCGTATCATAGCATAGCGGAAACAATCCTTCTTACGCTTTATTATGGAAACGGTTTCGCTTCTCTATTCACCGCGGGACCGGTTAACCCGCCCCTCCTGCCGCGGGCATCTCCGCGTGGTCGACCGGCGCT
This genomic window from Paenibacillus humicola contains:
- the bioB gene encoding biotin synthase BioB; amino-acid sequence: MTITAKTDWFKLAHKALDGERLHLAEALAVLEADNDEVLPILQAAYQVRKHFYGRKVKLNMIMNAKSGLCPEDCGYCSQSAVSSASVSKYSLLDKETLLAGAREAMNRKAGTYCIVASGRGPTEKELEQVALAVKEIRETMPLKICACLGILKDGQAEKLAAAGVHRYNHNLNTSRANFPSITSTHTYDDRVETVEKAKRSGMSPCSGVIIGMGETHEEIADMAFALRELDADSIPVNFLNAIPGTPLENAGRTPAMKALKVLALFRFVCPSKEIRVAGGREVNLRSLQPLALYAANSLFVGDYLTTEGQKADADHRMIEDLGFEIEMCAL